Proteins from a genomic interval of Rubinisphaera italica:
- a CDS encoding sugar phosphate isomerase/epimerase family protein, whose translation MNSRRQFLTQSGLLSLVPLTSAVGASSAQAAETEKSDGARETHPIVLSTYSLWRFQNPDLRDIDKCIDIADEYGFDGVELLLYQIEQNDLLSHSKLMSYKRHALRLGLPLVGLSTHQGFVTPDRDRRKQNIDRTIAQLEIAYKLGIPVMRVNTGTWGTSGSFDELMKNRGIEKPLGGYTDEDAFPWVIEAFEACLPTAEKCGIVMALENHWGLGLTPEGILRIVNAIDSPWLQITTDTGNFLDDPYDRLEKIAPQTVFVQAKTYYGGGQWYSLDLDYPRIASILQKHNYRGFISLEFEGKEDYRTAIPKSLELLRGAFRRVRV comes from the coding sequence ATGAATTCTCGACGTCAATTTCTGACCCAGTCTGGTTTGCTATCACTAGTTCCGCTGACCAGTGCCGTGGGAGCCTCTTCGGCTCAGGCTGCAGAAACGGAAAAGAGCGACGGTGCCAGGGAAACGCATCCGATTGTGCTCTCGACCTATTCATTGTGGCGGTTTCAGAACCCGGATCTACGGGATATAGACAAGTGCATTGACATTGCCGATGAATACGGCTTCGATGGTGTCGAACTGCTGCTGTATCAGATCGAACAGAATGATTTGCTCAGTCATTCTAAGTTGATGAGCTACAAACGCCACGCACTCCGCCTCGGATTGCCTCTCGTCGGATTGTCGACGCACCAGGGATTTGTTACTCCCGACCGCGACCGCCGCAAGCAGAACATTGACCGCACGATTGCTCAACTTGAAATCGCCTACAAGCTGGGCATTCCCGTCATGCGAGTCAACACCGGCACCTGGGGAACGTCTGGTAGTTTTGATGAGCTGATGAAGAACCGGGGTATCGAGAAACCGCTTGGTGGCTATACCGACGAAGATGCCTTTCCCTGGGTGATTGAAGCTTTTGAAGCCTGCCTCCCCACCGCTGAGAAGTGCGGCATCGTGATGGCTCTGGAAAACCACTGGGGATTGGGACTGACTCCCGAAGGGATCCTCCGCATCGTAAACGCGATCGACTCCCCCTGGCTGCAAATCACAACCGACACCGGCAACTTTCTGGATGATCCGTACGACCGCCTCGAAAAAATCGCTCCGCAAACAGTCTTCGTTCAGGCCAAGACTTACTATGGTGGTGGCCAATGGTATTCGTTAGATCTCGATTACCCTCGGATCGCAAGTATCCTCCAAAAACACAACTACCGTGGATTCATCTCCCTTGAATTCGAAGGCAAAGAAGATTATCGCACCGCCATTCCGAAAAGTTTAGAGTTGTTGAGAGGAGCTTTTCGACGGGTGAGAGTGTGA
- a CDS encoding sigma-70 family RNA polymerase sigma factor has translation MNIPEDSEQFQGTPSHPSEEDDTESSPSTLARHLSREASRELLTVKWSKAQPSLMAFLLASTPQFSDAEDLLQEVAIEISRRFDDYDTARPFLPWALWIVKIKIADFYRTRERRPVKFIGESIDALAYACDRIQENLTDEKWALESCLKKLTVRSHQLLRLRYHEGLKPQEISHRLDMPAGAVRTALSRVRSALISCVKSTLAEESRSHG, from the coding sequence ATGAATATTCCTGAAGATTCAGAGCAATTTCAAGGAACCCCTTCCCATCCGTCAGAGGAAGATGATACAGAATCTTCGCCTTCAACACTGGCGCGTCATCTGTCGCGAGAGGCCTCAAGGGAACTCCTGACCGTAAAATGGTCCAAAGCGCAGCCTTCATTGATGGCGTTTCTGCTCGCCTCAACACCCCAGTTCTCAGATGCGGAAGACCTCCTTCAGGAAGTCGCCATCGAAATCTCCCGCCGTTTTGATGACTATGATACCGCCCGTCCGTTTCTGCCTTGGGCGCTGTGGATCGTCAAAATAAAAATTGCAGACTTTTATCGCACGCGGGAAAGGCGTCCTGTGAAATTCATTGGTGAGTCAATTGATGCCCTTGCCTACGCCTGCGATCGAATTCAGGAAAATCTGACTGATGAGAAATGGGCACTTGAATCATGTCTGAAAAAATTGACCGTTCGATCTCATCAGTTACTTCGATTGCGTTACCATGAAGGCCTCAAACCTCAGGAAATCAGTCATCGACTTGACATGCCGGCGGGGGCGGTACGAACGGCTTTGTCGCGTGTACGTTCTGCATTGATTTCCTGTGTTAAATCCACCCTGGCGGAAGAATCTCGATCCCATGGATGA
- a CDS encoding sulfatase, protein MKSEYFSYYESEFLNQFAGSNKHFTSLICIVLLVLMSSSAWAASKPNVVFILADDLGWSDTTLFGTTNFYKTPNIQRLAERGMTFTRAYSSSPLCSPTRASILTGLSPARTGITAPNCHLPQIVLQATTSPTGPVNHKATFPNPVTRLDKKYYTLAEMFKDNGYATGHFGKWHLGSEPYSPLEHGFDVDVPHHPGPGPAGSYVAPWKFKDFDHDPLIPDEHLEDRMAKEAIAFMEQHTDEPFFLNYWMFSVHAPFDAKQDLIDQYKKNVDPTDSQRSPTYAAMIESMDDAVGTLLDTLDRLKIADHTIIFFASDNGGNMYNEVDGTSATSNAPLRGGKATMYEGGVRGPAIIVYPKHIQADSRSEEIIQSCDYYPTLLEMLSIAPQQGQNFDGVSIVPALKGKHLDREAIFTYFPHSPPIPEWLPAAVSVHSEDWKLIRIFFDGENGNHRYKLYDLKEDIGEQNNLALVKPEKVKELDLVIDEFLKDTQAVLPLPNPRFDASKYQPKLEGKSSLKGGARTPAKKPAKFLDKPVAGWQPDGDCSLALREGKLIVTSSGTDPYFSYALQVPVEKSDFEITLTFSSDSSREGQFYWREAGKPGGFHRDRSIRFDVNHDGQPHTYHLKWSTQSPLTAIRLDPSKSNGKITITSIKVTKSTGEAIYESDF, encoded by the coding sequence ATGAAATCAGAATATTTCTCCTATTATGAAAGCGAGTTCCTGAACCAATTTGCTGGTTCGAACAAGCATTTCACTTCATTGATTTGCATCGTTCTGTTAGTCTTGATGTCTTCATCTGCCTGGGCTGCATCCAAACCAAATGTTGTTTTCATTCTGGCGGATGATCTCGGCTGGAGTGACACCACGTTGTTTGGCACGACGAACTTCTACAAAACGCCAAACATTCAGCGACTGGCTGAACGCGGCATGACTTTTACTCGTGCTTATTCTTCAAGTCCACTCTGCTCTCCAACACGGGCCAGTATTCTGACAGGACTAAGTCCCGCAAGAACTGGCATCACTGCTCCCAATTGTCATTTGCCACAAATCGTTCTGCAGGCAACAACCAGCCCGACAGGACCTGTTAATCACAAAGCGACATTTCCTAACCCAGTCACGAGACTCGATAAGAAATACTACACACTGGCTGAAATGTTCAAGGACAATGGATACGCCACAGGGCACTTCGGCAAATGGCACCTGGGCTCGGAACCGTACTCGCCGCTGGAACATGGGTTCGATGTTGACGTGCCTCATCATCCCGGCCCTGGCCCGGCGGGCAGTTACGTCGCGCCGTGGAAGTTCAAAGACTTTGATCACGATCCGCTAATACCCGATGAACATCTCGAAGACCGCATGGCGAAGGAAGCCATTGCCTTCATGGAGCAGCATACCGACGAACCGTTCTTTCTAAACTACTGGATGTTCAGCGTCCATGCTCCGTTTGATGCCAAGCAGGATTTGATCGATCAGTACAAAAAGAATGTCGATCCTACCGATTCCCAACGCAGCCCCACTTATGCTGCAATGATCGAAAGCATGGATGATGCGGTGGGGACATTGCTTGATACGTTGGATCGCCTCAAGATTGCCGATCACACAATTATATTTTTTGCATCGGACAACGGCGGCAACATGTACAACGAAGTCGATGGCACTTCTGCGACCAGCAACGCCCCTCTTCGCGGCGGAAAAGCGACAATGTACGAAGGGGGCGTTCGTGGCCCGGCAATTATTGTTTATCCAAAACACATTCAAGCAGATTCCCGAAGTGAGGAAATCATTCAAAGTTGCGACTATTACCCGACCCTGCTGGAAATGCTCTCAATTGCTCCCCAGCAGGGACAGAACTTCGATGGTGTAAGTATTGTTCCCGCTCTGAAAGGAAAGCATCTCGATCGCGAAGCGATCTTCACGTATTTCCCTCACAGTCCACCAATTCCCGAATGGCTACCCGCTGCTGTCAGCGTACATTCAGAAGACTGGAAACTGATACGCATTTTCTTCGACGGCGAGAATGGAAACCATCGATACAAGCTTTACGATCTCAAGGAGGACATTGGCGAGCAGAATAACCTGGCTTTAGTGAAGCCGGAAAAGGTGAAAGAGCTTGACTTGGTGATTGACGAATTCCTGAAAGATACACAAGCCGTCCTGCCTTTGCCGAATCCCAGGTTTGATGCCTCTAAGTATCAACCGAAGCTTGAGGGGAAATCGTCTCTCAAAGGCGGAGCAAGGACTCCTGCAAAAAAGCCAGCCAAGTTTCTTGATAAACCTGTTGCGGGCTGGCAACCCGATGGTGATTGCAGTCTTGCACTAAGAGAGGGAAAGTTGATCGTCACGAGTTCAGGAACAGATCCCTATTTCAGTTATGCACTGCAAGTACCAGTTGAGAAATCTGACTTTGAAATCACGTTGACATTCTCTTCCGACTCTTCCAGAGAAGGCCAATTCTACTGGAGAGAAGCAGGAAAACCGGGTGGGTTTCATCGAGATCGCAGTATTCGTTTTGATGTCAACCACGATGGCCAACCTCATACCTATCATTTGAAATGGAGTACTCAAAGTCCGCTTACTGCCATTCGACTTGACCCCTCAAAATCCAATGGAAAAATAACAATCACAAGCATCAAAGTAACGAAATCCACTGGAGAAGCAATTTACGAATCAGATTTTTAA
- a CDS encoding helix-turn-helix domain-containing protein yields the protein MSAKLNFDLFPRMIAETFRQNDLLVFQEGRTLLNEVHATAFFSGPTKWFFSSKFPLRDRESRIIGLIAINEPYEQVMGQDAELNQLLPAIQLITKKYSEKIMIADLAELCSLSESHFMRIFKQRMKMTAQAIIEQVRMYHAIKAIKSGTQSIALIAHDCGFYDHSAFVKRFKKLTGTAPMKYRKDCQANYETNRAIAIPEPLPGLTAR from the coding sequence TTGTCGGCAAAACTGAATTTTGATCTCTTCCCCAGAATGATTGCCGAAACATTTCGGCAAAACGATTTGCTGGTCTTTCAGGAAGGACGGACACTGCTCAATGAAGTCCACGCCACTGCGTTTTTCAGTGGTCCGACAAAGTGGTTCTTCTCCAGCAAGTTTCCGTTGCGTGATCGTGAGAGCCGCATTATTGGCTTAATCGCAATCAATGAACCCTACGAGCAAGTCATGGGGCAAGATGCCGAACTCAATCAGTTGCTTCCCGCGATTCAGCTAATCACAAAGAAGTATTCCGAAAAAATTATGATTGCAGACTTGGCGGAACTTTGTTCGCTTTCGGAAAGCCACTTCATGCGTATTTTCAAACAGCGGATGAAGATGACCGCACAAGCCATTATCGAACAGGTTCGGATGTATCACGCCATTAAGGCCATCAAATCCGGCACTCAATCGATTGCATTAATCGCTCATGATTGTGGATTTTATGACCATAGTGCATTCGTGAAGCGATTCAAAAAGTTGACGGGTACGGCTCCGATGAAATATCGGAAAGATTGTCAGGCTAACTACGAAACCAATCGAGCCATTGCCATTCCCGAACCGTTGCCTGGTCTAACCGCCCGTTGA
- a CDS encoding DUF1559 domain-containing protein, which yields MKRRQLKGFTLIELLVVIAIIAILVALLLPAVQQAREAARRSSCKNNLKQLGLALHNYHDTFRVFPYASTFTDNGVPNSTESNRLRGNAHGWFQFILPNIEQSAVYDQINFNVSTGNAANRPLFENKFFSAAACPSNPFANTFKRVDGNNFNDIGYATMGAMYRPVGGTMNTGQAKDCTAGLPSFCRNNSGGINGGWNGGPQTNNAAVAGMFARGVTKFSMASLTDGTSNTLMLGESKPHFSEFGSLFAQNVPTSHFFLKINSTFLKAREDAKTVGWTDAVGHASYHDGGAQFVLADGSVRFLSENIDYATYCYLGDRADGQVIGEF from the coding sequence ATGAAACGCCGTCAATTAAAAGGATTTACGTTAATTGAGCTGCTGGTTGTCATCGCAATCATTGCCATTCTGGTTGCCTTGCTGCTACCCGCTGTTCAGCAAGCCCGAGAAGCGGCCCGTCGAAGCTCCTGTAAAAACAACTTGAAGCAGTTGGGCCTGGCGCTTCATAACTACCACGATACATTTCGAGTTTTCCCTTATGCATCGACATTTACCGATAATGGCGTGCCAAATTCCACTGAGTCCAATCGGCTTAGAGGCAATGCTCATGGCTGGTTTCAATTCATTCTGCCGAATATCGAACAGTCAGCCGTTTACGACCAAATCAACTTCAACGTAAGCACAGGCAATGCAGCAAATCGACCATTATTTGAAAACAAGTTCTTTTCTGCTGCAGCTTGCCCAAGTAATCCATTTGCCAATACGTTCAAAAGGGTTGATGGCAATAATTTCAACGACATCGGCTACGCGACGATGGGAGCAATGTATCGGCCTGTGGGCGGAACAATGAATACAGGGCAAGCCAAAGACTGTACCGCTGGTCTCCCTTCCTTTTGCCGTAATAATTCCGGGGGCATCAACGGGGGTTGGAATGGCGGACCTCAAACCAATAATGCTGCCGTTGCGGGAATGTTTGCTCGGGGTGTGACAAAATTCAGCATGGCCAGTCTTACCGATGGAACCAGCAACACGCTGATGCTTGGGGAGTCAAAGCCACATTTCAGTGAATTTGGTTCTTTATTTGCCCAAAACGTACCAACCTCTCACTTTTTTCTGAAGATTAACAGTACTTTTCTTAAAGCTCGCGAAGATGCTAAAACAGTTGGGTGGACTGATGCCGTTGGTCATGCCAGTTATCACGATGGAGGAGCACAGTTTGTTCTCGCTGATGGCTCGGTTCGTTTTTTGAGTGAAAATATTGATTACGCAACGTACTGCTATCTGGGAGATCGTGCAGACGGTCAGGTGATAGGTGAATTTTAA
- a CDS encoding AraC family transcriptional regulator yields MTDHTTRKESFVYVPVTETQIKLGLYLTGSGTDVVGPDDVYPHQPHPELYNFTWNSGRVLPEYQFVFIAEGTGEFESKQTGKIEIKPGTMMILFPDVWHRYRPSKASGWTEYWISVNGDLIFDWQQRGILSPLDPVHHLQNAAVLIKQYNEIIRLITENPRHQPTSISARVLRIITEVLDQMQPVYPNMRSLGGKRHSAHVIAAMTEIWNHSHWQLSVSMVADRVGVNRRTLERLFEKEVGHTIHNELTKCRLDRATRMLIETQVPIKSVAYASGFSTASTMSRVFQRELNISPTEYRRAGQQVTSLTSRRNDSNS; encoded by the coding sequence ATGACTGACCATACAACTCGAAAAGAATCATTTGTTTACGTACCGGTGACAGAAACTCAAATTAAACTCGGTTTGTATTTGACGGGCTCAGGAACAGATGTTGTTGGGCCTGATGATGTTTATCCCCATCAACCACACCCTGAACTGTATAATTTTACGTGGAACTCGGGGCGCGTTCTGCCGGAATATCAATTTGTATTCATCGCGGAAGGCACGGGAGAGTTTGAATCAAAGCAGACTGGAAAAATCGAGATTAAGCCAGGCACGATGATGATTCTTTTTCCCGATGTCTGGCATCGTTATCGTCCCTCAAAAGCATCAGGCTGGACTGAATACTGGATTTCCGTCAATGGAGATCTAATCTTCGATTGGCAACAACGTGGAATTCTCTCGCCTTTAGACCCGGTTCATCATCTGCAAAACGCAGCCGTTCTTATCAAACAGTACAATGAAATCATTAGATTGATTACAGAAAATCCTCGCCATCAGCCAACCTCGATTTCGGCGCGTGTCCTGAGGATAATCACTGAAGTCTTAGACCAAATGCAACCTGTTTACCCTAACATGCGTTCGCTTGGAGGGAAAAGACATAGCGCCCATGTCATCGCGGCTATGACGGAAATCTGGAATCACAGTCACTGGCAACTCTCCGTCTCAATGGTGGCTGATCGTGTCGGAGTCAATCGCAGAACTTTGGAACGACTTTTTGAAAAAGAGGTCGGTCATACGATTCACAATGAACTGACGAAATGCCGATTAGATCGGGCAACTCGGATGCTCATTGAAACTCAAGTCCCTATCAAATCGGTCGCATATGCATCCGGATTCAGTACCGCCTCAACGATGTCCAGGGTTTTCCAGAGAGAACTGAATATCAGCCCCACCGAATACCGCAGAGCCGGGCAACAGGTCACTTCACTCACTTCACGTCGTAATGATTCTAATTCTTAA
- a CDS encoding cupin domain-containing protein encodes MTTNITPTIRKPNEGRTIAVVGDVYRFMATSEDTNGKYAMWEAIVPPGGGPPPHVHSREEESFYILEGEITFQIGEERVVARIGMFANMPVGTPHSFKNESSQPAKMLISIAPAGLEKMFFEFGVPLSEGSNSALPPTKDEIEKLLTIAPNYGIEIRVPHHE; translated from the coding sequence ATGACTACGAATATCACACCTACAATCCGTAAACCGAATGAAGGTCGTACCATTGCCGTCGTTGGGGATGTTTACCGTTTTATGGCGACGAGTGAAGATACAAACGGTAAATATGCCATGTGGGAAGCGATTGTGCCACCGGGGGGCGGTCCACCCCCGCATGTCCACAGTCGAGAGGAAGAGAGCTTTTATATCCTGGAAGGTGAGATCACATTCCAGATTGGTGAGGAACGTGTTGTGGCAAGAATTGGGATGTTTGCCAACATGCCTGTGGGGACGCCACATTCATTTAAGAATGAAAGCAGCCAACCAGCGAAAATGCTTATCTCTATCGCACCAGCAGGGCTGGAAAAAATGTTCTTCGAATTCGGCGTACCGCTTTCAGAAGGCTCAAACTCTGCATTGCCCCCGACAAAAGACGAGATCGAGAAGTTGCTGACCATTGCTCCAAATTATGGGATCGAAATCAGAGTGCCACACCATGAATGA
- a CDS encoding cupin domain-containing protein, producing the protein MTQYQIRQLADELQPPESGKQSIVLADDGNAKVIMFAFAAGDGLNEHVASLPAIIQIINGEAELTVGEELVKGKPGTWIQMSAKTPHSIKAQSQLVMLLTLLK; encoded by the coding sequence ATGACTCAATATCAAATCCGACAACTCGCCGACGAACTACAACCGCCTGAATCCGGCAAGCAGAGTATAGTGCTGGCTGATGACGGCAATGCAAAAGTTATAATGTTCGCTTTTGCCGCTGGCGATGGCCTCAATGAACATGTCGCTTCACTACCGGCGATCATTCAGATCATCAACGGTGAAGCCGAACTGACTGTTGGTGAGGAACTAGTCAAAGGGAAGCCGGGGACGTGGATTCAAATGAGTGCCAAGACACCGCACAGCATCAAAGCTCAGTCACAATTGGTTATGCTATTGACGTTGCTGAAATAG
- a CDS encoding L-rhamnose isomerase: MSENISRAYELAKERYAEIDVDVDKALQILKTIPISVHCWQGDDVAGFERDDGALGNGLAVTGNYPGRARTAEELRNDLELAYSLIPGKHRLNLHAFYGEFHGSIDRDEIGIEHFQSWMDWSASHRISLDFNPSYFSHTKAVDGFTLAHQDAGIRQFWIDHGIACRKIAAAMGEAQGNPCINNFWVPDGFKDTPASRKAPRERLADSLDKIFAEEISRELTLDAIECKLFGIGSESYVVGSHEFYLGYAISRNKMLCMDAGHFHPTEVISDKISSVLMYVPELLLHVSRGVRWDSDHVVTFNDELQAIMHEIVRGDYLSRVHIGLDFFDASINRVAAWAIGTRNTVKALLVALLEPTQKLQALEKEGNYTARLALMEEHKSMPWSAIWDYYCQACDVPVGAKWLETVGQYERNVLSLRSQESVTH, from the coding sequence ATGTCAGAAAATATCAGTCGGGCCTACGAACTTGCGAAAGAACGGTATGCAGAGATCGATGTGGATGTCGATAAGGCATTGCAGATCCTGAAGACCATTCCCATTTCCGTGCATTGCTGGCAAGGTGATGATGTTGCCGGCTTTGAACGTGATGATGGCGCACTTGGAAACGGACTTGCGGTCACTGGCAATTATCCCGGTCGAGCACGAACAGCAGAAGAATTGCGGAACGATCTGGAATTGGCTTATTCACTGATTCCCGGAAAACACCGCTTAAACCTGCATGCTTTTTATGGCGAGTTTCATGGGTCGATTGATCGGGATGAAATCGGGATTGAACATTTTCAGAGTTGGATGGACTGGTCTGCCAGTCATAGAATCTCACTCGACTTCAACCCCAGCTACTTCTCTCACACCAAAGCAGTCGACGGATTCACTCTCGCTCATCAAGATGCGGGCATCCGTCAATTCTGGATCGATCACGGAATCGCCTGCCGGAAAATTGCTGCCGCAATGGGAGAGGCTCAAGGGAATCCCTGCATTAATAATTTTTGGGTGCCTGATGGCTTTAAAGATACTCCTGCAAGCCGCAAGGCTCCACGCGAACGACTGGCTGATTCCCTCGATAAGATTTTTGCAGAAGAAATTTCCCGTGAACTAACTCTGGATGCCATCGAATGCAAATTATTTGGCATCGGCTCAGAGAGCTATGTCGTCGGTTCTCACGAATTCTATCTCGGTTATGCGATCTCCCGGAATAAAATGCTGTGTATGGATGCAGGTCATTTCCACCCGACAGAAGTCATTTCCGATAAAATCTCGTCAGTTTTAATGTATGTTCCCGAATTGTTGCTGCATGTGAGTCGTGGTGTTCGTTGGGACAGCGATCACGTTGTGACATTCAACGACGAATTGCAGGCGATCATGCACGAGATTGTGCGAGGTGATTATCTGAGTCGTGTGCATATCGGGCTTGATTTCTTCGATGCAAGTATCAATCGGGTAGCAGCCTGGGCAATCGGAACCCGTAATACAGTCAAAGCATTGCTGGTGGCTTTATTGGAGCCAACACAAAAACTGCAGGCACTGGAAAAAGAGGGTAATTACACCGCACGTCTGGCATTAATGGAAGAGCATAAGTCAATGCCCTGGAGTGCGATATGGGACTATTACTGTCAGGCCTGTGATGTCCCCGTAGGAGCCAAATGGTTGGAAACCGTTGGTCAGTATGAACGAAATGTCCTCTCGCTACGTAGCCAGGAATCGGTCACTCATTAA
- a CDS encoding DUF1559 family PulG-like putative transporter, translated as MLFRNLQTLEAIVIESTYAPTSYVTCTAKSGSFAAGGSQFQNNGDSVLFLNSKTKMRDITDGTSNTMVVAECRVGSQVRTENASGNPPVCPGSAGFNKRRGYSWFFADRMPAWSYSTIVGPNTNITECESSTGGTAVLGSRSEHKGGVQVLQCDGAVRFVSENIDLGTWRNLGHKSDGNVLGEF; from the coding sequence ATGTTGTTCCGGAATCTGCAAACTCTTGAGGCGATCGTGATCGAATCGACATACGCACCGACCAGTTATGTGACCTGCACAGCCAAAAGTGGAAGCTTTGCAGCAGGAGGATCACAATTCCAGAACAATGGTGATTCAGTACTCTTCCTGAATAGCAAAACTAAAATGCGTGACATTACTGATGGAACCTCCAATACGATGGTGGTTGCAGAGTGTAGAGTAGGCTCGCAAGTACGAACTGAAAACGCATCAGGAAATCCTCCTGTCTGTCCAGGTTCAGCTGGGTTTAATAAAAGACGTGGTTATTCCTGGTTCTTTGCTGATCGTATGCCCGCTTGGTCTTATTCAACCATAGTAGGTCCTAATACCAATATCACGGAATGCGAAAGCAGCACAGGTGGAACGGCAGTTTTAGGCTCTCGCAGTGAGCATAAAGGAGGGGTGCAGGTCTTACAGTGTGATGGAGCTGTTCGTTTCGTTTCTGAAAATATCGATCTGGGAACCTGGCGAAATCTGGGTCACAAAAGTGATGGGAATGTTCTCGGTGAATTCTAA
- a CDS encoding DUF1549 domain-containing protein, with amino-acid sequence MLPDERLPETVIADFTRWIQDGAFNPRDQQPSPTDAAEAAWKAKLAERSRWWSLQPLKEVSVPKVIDPHWSSDIDCFIFNRLKREGLSPASRADPNTLLRRLSFVLTGLPPSPEETISFQQAYANSPEAALELTMG; translated from the coding sequence ATGCTCCCTGATGAAAGACTCCCCGAAACGGTGATCGCAGATTTCACCCGCTGGATTCAAGACGGGGCGTTTAATCCTAGAGACCAACAGCCATCGCCCACGGATGCTGCAGAAGCGGCCTGGAAAGCGAAACTCGCTGAACGAAGTCGCTGGTGGTCTTTGCAACCATTGAAAGAGGTCAGTGTCCCTAAGGTCATCGATCCTCACTGGTCTTCCGATATCGATTGTTTCATCTTCAATCGACTTAAAAGGGAAGGTCTCTCACCGGCTTCTCGCGCAGATCCGAATACACTTCTCCGACGTCTCTCATTTGTATTGACGGGCTTACCTCCTTCTCCCGAAGAAACGATCAGTTTTCAACAAGCATACGCCAATTCTCCGGAAGCGGCTCTCGAATTGACTATGGGCTGA
- a CDS encoding glycerophosphodiester phosphodiesterase, whose translation MTFSRSLLLLTFYIAIVCNHSDATEQTRPLIVAHRGLLRHAPENTLANFRACLELRLGFEFDVERTIDDHLVCIHDSTVDRTTNGTGKVSDLTLLQICELDAGSWFDPKFADEKVPTVEEVLKLVAEYRQHEVLIAVDLKAGGVEQEVVQLAQKHNVLNRLLFIGRTISDPIVRERLKQASKNADCAAVANNADEFPKALADTNASWVYFRYLPPKEQLDAVSGAGKRSFIAGAKVAGYFPENWQHCIEVGLNAILTDYPLELRQGLKGKQ comes from the coding sequence ATGACTTTTTCTCGTTCACTACTTCTACTGACTTTCTACATCGCCATTGTCTGCAATCACTCCGATGCTACCGAACAAACTCGACCGCTCATCGTCGCTCACCGTGGTCTACTCCGTCACGCACCAGAAAACACGTTGGCGAACTTCAGGGCGTGCCTCGAACTACGACTCGGCTTTGAGTTTGACGTGGAACGAACCATAGACGACCACTTGGTGTGTATCCATGACAGTACAGTGGACCGAACCACTAACGGAACCGGAAAAGTGTCTGACCTTACTCTGTTACAAATTTGTGAATTGGATGCAGGCAGTTGGTTTGATCCGAAGTTTGCCGATGAGAAAGTACCGACTGTCGAGGAAGTCCTGAAACTGGTTGCCGAGTACCGTCAGCATGAAGTGTTGATCGCTGTCGATCTGAAAGCGGGGGGCGTTGAGCAGGAAGTGGTTCAACTGGCGCAGAAGCACAATGTACTGAACCGGCTATTGTTTATCGGTCGGACAATCTCAGATCCAATTGTCAGGGAGCGACTCAAGCAGGCATCGAAAAATGCTGATTGTGCTGCAGTCGCCAATAATGCTGATGAATTTCCCAAAGCTCTTGCCGACACTAATGCTTCGTGGGTTTACTTCCGTTATCTACCCCCCAAAGAGCAATTGGATGCCGTTAGTGGTGCCGGGAAACGATCCTTCATCGCTGGGGCAAAGGTTGCTGGATATTTTCCAGAGAACTGGCAGCACTGCATTGAAGTGGGATTGAATGCGATCCTCACTGATTATCCTCTTGAGCTGAGACAAGGATTAAAAGGCAAACAATGA
- a CDS encoding transposase, translated as MAQTVCTEKSNEITAIPEALKLVNCKVAIITLDALGCQKAIASLIVE; from the coding sequence TTGGCTCAAACCGTATGCACGGAGAAATCGAATGAGATTACGGCGATTCCCGAAGCATTGAAGCTCGTCAATTGCAAAGTAGCCATCATCACACTTGACGCGCTGGGATGCCAAAAGGCGATTGCCAGTCTGATCGTTGAGTAA